One Mesorhizobium sp. L-2-11 genomic region harbors:
- a CDS encoding dodecin — protein sequence MDERHIYKVVELVGSSGESIDDAIRVAIARAGKTLRNLRWFEVTQTRGHVENGEVRHFQVSLKAGFTLDDGEGG from the coding sequence ATGGATGAGAGGCATATCTACAAGGTGGTTGAGCTCGTAGGCTCATCAGGTGAGAGCATCGACGATGCTATTCGCGTGGCGATCGCCCGCGCCGGAAAGACGCTCAGGAACTTGCGTTGGTTCGAGGTAACGCAGACGCGCGGCCATGTTGAGAATGGTGAGGTTCGTCACTTCCAGGTGAGTTTGAAGGCTGGTTTCACGCTCGACGACGGTGAAGGCGGCTAG
- a CDS encoding pyridoxamine 5'-phosphate oxidase family protein yields MQDDESSLRRRFRDVITSEEQLRTVLGAPTDRAVAKIVRVIDEHARRFIAHAPFVFVASAGADGMLDVSPKGDPAGFVKVLDERTLAIPDRPGNRRLDTFRNVLSNPNVGLIFVIPGVTYTLRVSGRALIVRDAELREAMAVNRKLPEHILVIEISHVLSHCPKCMVRSGLWQPEAWPDTSNVPSFAEMLVAHGKLAETVEEMQTIIDTGNRDRLY; encoded by the coding sequence ATGCAAGACGACGAGAGCAGTCTTCGGCGCCGTTTCCGCGATGTCATCACGAGCGAAGAGCAATTGCGAACGGTGTTGGGGGCGCCCACAGACCGAGCGGTTGCCAAGATCGTTCGAGTAATTGACGAACATGCTCGCCGCTTCATTGCTCACGCGCCTTTTGTGTTCGTAGCGTCCGCCGGGGCCGATGGCATGCTCGACGTCTCGCCAAAGGGCGATCCCGCCGGCTTCGTCAAGGTGCTGGACGAAAGAACTCTCGCCATTCCAGACCGCCCCGGCAATCGTCGACTCGATACTTTCCGTAACGTCCTGAGCAACCCGAATGTCGGCCTGATTTTCGTAATCCCCGGTGTGACCTACACCCTTCGCGTGTCCGGCAGGGCGCTCATTGTCCGCGATGCTGAGCTGCGTGAGGCCATGGCTGTCAACCGTAAGCTCCCGGAGCACATACTCGTCATCGAGATCTCGCACGTACTTTCTCATTGTCCAAAATGCATGGTCCGCTCGGGGTTGTGGCAGCCGGAAGCGTGGCCTGATACCAGCAACGTTCCGTCGTTTGCGGAGATGTTGGTCGCCCACGGCAAACTCGCGGAGACGGTTGAGGAGATGCAAACGATCATCGACACGGGTAATCGCGACCGGCTCTACTAA
- a CDS encoding class I SAM-dependent methyltransferase, which translates to MSTDRDTVRSYDAVAAEYAAEAAAMPEWVATEIDAFVTELGGSGRVLEIGSGGGRDALELEKRGISVRRTDISKGFVELLRESGFEADLLDPLTEDLADPQRPGTPYDGIWACACLIHVAREDFGTVLGRLAEATRPGGRLHASVREGDGEDVSTHGCAAAPRRYVETYWRESALRSALTDAGWIVSEVRRCIGKRDDRWLSVRASRA; encoded by the coding sequence ATGAGCACCGACCGGGATACCGTGCGGTCCTATGATGCGGTCGCGGCGGAGTACGCTGCCGAGGCCGCGGCGATGCCCGAATGGGTCGCGACAGAGATCGATGCGTTCGTGACCGAGCTGGGTGGCTCTGGCAGGGTGCTGGAGATCGGAAGCGGTGGCGGGCGAGATGCCCTTGAGCTTGAGAAGCGGGGGATCAGCGTCCGGCGCACCGACATTTCGAAGGGTTTCGTCGAACTGCTTCGCGAGAGCGGCTTCGAGGCCGACCTGTTGGATCCGCTGACCGAAGACCTGGCCGACCCGCAGCGTCCCGGCACGCCATACGACGGGATCTGGGCCTGTGCCTGCCTGATTCACGTCGCGCGCGAGGATTTCGGCACTGTGCTTGGACGGCTTGCCGAGGCGACCCGGCCCGGTGGCCGACTGCACGCCTCGGTCAGAGAGGGCGATGGCGAGGATGTGTCGACACACGGCTGCGCTGCAGCGCCTCGGCGCTACGTCGAGACGTACTGGCGCGAGTCTGCCCTGCGGTCCGCACTCACAGACGCCGGCTGGATCGTCAGCGAGGTACGCCGGTGCATCGGAAAGCGTGATGATCGATGGCTGAGCGTTCGGGCGAGTCGGGCGTGA
- a CDS encoding cupin domain-containing protein produces MQIIDHNLQPTEEWRSGVLTRMRVSAVTEAATLCIFEQWVAPGSGTRTHTHPVEEVLTVLEGQAELWLDDERETVSTGQSVIVPAGSWHGFRNTGSATLHIQAIVAAPTFEASFEGQPEVTRHWATAKA; encoded by the coding sequence ATGCAGATTATCGATCATAACCTTCAGCCGACAGAAGAGTGGCGTTCCGGCGTGTTGACCAGAATGCGCGTTTCTGCGGTCACCGAGGCAGCGACGCTCTGCATATTCGAACAGTGGGTCGCACCAGGAAGTGGCACACGTACTCACACCCATCCCGTCGAGGAAGTCTTGACCGTGCTGGAAGGCCAAGCCGAGCTGTGGTTGGATGATGAACGAGAAACAGTATCGACGGGACAATCAGTCATCGTGCCGGCCGGCAGCTGGCATGGCTTTCGTAACACCGGAAGCGCGACATTGCACATACAGGCCATAGTGGCCGCGCCAACCTTCGAGGCCTCTTTCGAGGGGCAGCCGGAAGTTACGAGGCATTGGGCTACCGCAAAAGCGTGA
- a CDS encoding COX15/CtaA family protein has protein sequence MAAISAAAPFVARDRDLRNRALVRGWLYVVLLVLFVLVLVGGATRLTESGLSITEWKPIHGVIPPLNDSEWQEEFQRYQQIPQYAELNKGMSIEAFKSIFWWEWLHRILARGVGVVFAVPLVFFWATRRIERGLGPKLLGILLLGGLQGAIGWWMVASGLVDRVSVSQYRLATHLTLAALIFTATMVVARGLAPHSEPAADRSTQRLAGFLVLLALIQIYLGGLVAGLDAGLSYNTWPLMDGKLIPGDLLILEPAWRNFFESPKTVQFIHRLGAYAIFAAALWHMIATHRRQPGTTHARRATLLFLLVLVQALIGIGTLLMQVPLHMALTHQALALVLLGFAAAHWRGTKGAYPMPNQIAVRG, from the coding sequence ATGGCTGCCATATCAGCTGCCGCGCCTTTCGTGGCCCGCGACCGCGACCTGCGTAACCGGGCGCTGGTGCGCGGCTGGCTCTACGTCGTGCTCCTGGTGCTGTTTGTGCTGGTGCTGGTCGGCGGCGCCACCAGGCTCACCGAATCCGGCCTGTCGATCACCGAATGGAAGCCGATCCACGGCGTCATCCCGCCGCTCAACGATTCCGAATGGCAGGAGGAGTTCCAGCGCTACCAGCAAATCCCGCAATATGCCGAGCTCAACAAGGGCATGAGCATCGAAGCGTTCAAGTCGATCTTCTGGTGGGAATGGTTGCACAGGATCCTGGCGCGCGGTGTCGGCGTGGTTTTCGCCGTGCCGCTGGTGTTTTTCTGGGCGACGCGCCGCATCGAACGCGGTCTTGGGCCGAAACTGTTAGGAATTCTTCTTCTCGGCGGCCTGCAGGGCGCGATCGGCTGGTGGATGGTGGCGTCCGGGCTGGTCGACCGCGTCTCCGTCAGCCAGTACCGGCTGGCGACGCATCTGACCCTGGCCGCGCTGATCTTCACCGCGACCATGGTGGTCGCGCGTGGATTGGCCCCGCACTCCGAGCCCGCCGCCGACCGTTCGACCCAGCGTCTGGCCGGCTTTCTGGTGCTGCTGGCGCTGATCCAGATCTATCTCGGCGGGCTGGTCGCCGGGCTCGATGCCGGCCTGAGCTACAACACCTGGCCGCTGATGGACGGCAAGCTCATCCCCGGCGATCTGTTGATCCTCGAGCCGGCATGGCGCAACTTCTTCGAGAGCCCGAAGACGGTCCAGTTCATCCACCGGCTCGGCGCTTACGCGATTTTCGCCGCAGCACTTTGGCACATGATCGCGACGCACCGCCGCCAGCCCGGCACCACCCATGCGCGCCGCGCGACGCTGCTGTTTCTGCTGGTGCTGGTGCAGGCCTTGATCGGCATCGGCACGTTGCTGATGCAGGTGCCGCTGCACATGGCGCTGACGCATCAGGCATTAGCGCTCGTCCTGCTGGGATTTGCCGCAGCGCATTGGCGCGGCACCAAGGGCGCTTATCCCATGCCCAACCAGATCGCCGTCAGAGGCTGA
- a CDS encoding MFS transporter, with protein MPAVPARILPTIVISQFAATSLWFAGNAVMPDLQRSAGLPASALGDITIAVQLGFIAGTLVFAWLAIADRYSPRIIFFLSTLAGAAANAATLASGEFLPRLAARFATGFFLAGMYPVGMKIASGWYDRDLGLALGWLVGALVLGTAFPHLIRGLGGDLPWQGVILSVSAISIAGGLAMFLLVPDGPQLRAGAKFDPAAFATIFRSAEFRASAFGYFGHMWELYAFYAFLPVLLAARLGSDGAAVSVWSFAVIATGFLGCMVGGYVSRGIGSARVAYMQLSASGLCCLVSPLAFLAPLPVFLAFLLFWGVVVAGDSPQFSTLNARFAPPRLVGSALTIANCIGFSITIVSIALLARLIETVGPQYVFLMLVPGPVLGLAALRRLVAKPGPKDDMTE; from the coding sequence TTGCCCGCCGTTCCTGCCCGCATCCTGCCGACGATCGTCATCTCGCAGTTCGCCGCGACATCACTGTGGTTCGCCGGCAATGCGGTGATGCCCGACCTGCAGCGCAGCGCCGGCCTGCCGGCGTCCGCCCTCGGTGACATCACGATCGCCGTGCAGCTCGGCTTCATCGCCGGCACGCTGGTCTTCGCCTGGCTGGCGATCGCCGACCGCTACTCACCGCGTATCATCTTCTTTCTTTCCACGCTCGCCGGCGCGGCGGCCAATGCCGCGACGCTGGCGAGCGGCGAGTTCCTGCCCCGGCTCGCGGCGCGGTTCGCAACCGGCTTCTTTCTCGCCGGCATGTATCCCGTAGGCATGAAGATCGCGTCGGGCTGGTATGACCGCGACCTCGGGCTCGCGCTTGGCTGGCTGGTCGGGGCGCTGGTTCTCGGAACGGCATTTCCCCATCTCATCCGCGGCCTGGGCGGCGACCTGCCTTGGCAGGGCGTAATCCTGTCGGTCTCGGCGATATCGATCGCCGGCGGTCTGGCAATGTTTCTTCTCGTGCCGGACGGGCCGCAGCTCAGAGCGGGCGCGAAGTTCGATCCGGCCGCATTCGCGACGATCTTCCGCTCGGCCGAATTCCGGGCGTCGGCCTTCGGCTATTTCGGCCATATGTGGGAGCTCTACGCGTTCTACGCGTTCCTGCCGGTGCTGCTGGCGGCGCGCCTCGGCAGCGACGGCGCGGCGGTTTCGGTGTGGAGCTTCGCGGTGATCGCCACCGGTTTTCTCGGCTGCATGGTCGGCGGCTACGTTTCGCGGGGGATAGGCAGCGCGCGCGTCGCCTATATGCAGTTGTCGGCGTCCGGCCTGTGCTGCCTCGTCTCGCCGCTGGCATTCCTGGCGCCCTTGCCGGTGTTCCTCGCCTTCCTGTTGTTCTGGGGCGTGGTCGTTGCCGGCGACTCGCCGCAATTCTCCACGCTCAACGCCCGTTTCGCCCCGCCGAGGCTCGTCGGCTCGGCGCTGACGATCGCCAATTGCATCGGCTTTTCGATCACGATCGTTTCGATCGCGCTGCTTGCTCGGTTGATCGAAACCGTCGGACCGCAGTATGTTTTCCTGATGCTGGTGCCCGGGCCGGTGCTCGGGCTGGCGGCGTTGAGACGGCTGGTCGCGAAGCCGGGACCGAAGGACGACATGACCGAGTAG
- a CDS encoding adenylate/guanylate cyclase domain-containing protein yields the protein MADERAKRRLAAIAVADVVGYSRLMEADEAGTLAALREQRKSVLEPIVRDHEGRIVKVMGDGALVEFASAVNAVKAALDLQEKMAEVNTLLGEDRRILLRIGINLGDIIGEGSDVYGDGVNVAARLEALAEPGGICVSAKVRDELRGKGAHVFDEMGEVELKNIANPVRVFRIVNGVAPAPVGPALSLPDKPSIAVLPFTNMSGDPEQQYFSDGITEDIITELSRSRALFVIARNSSFQYRDKAVDVRRVARDLGVRYVIEGSVRKMGGRIRITAQLIDAVPGNHLWSERFDRRIEDLFDVQDELTHTVVATVVGRLEDAEIRMASNRRTDSLPAYDCLLRGIQQLRGFGMENNRRARELFEQAVSLDPQYAMGHAYLALSLLVENNYGAASDAIKQRALEVAMTAVRLDPRESRCHTFLGQIHRFRDEYDLAITHLENGVALNPNDVVGIVHLSAVFGVSGRAEEGIELARRAIRLDPYVKFAWGTLAFCLYAVRRYEEALAANRKLGHELSPWMMARESACLAQLGRLDEARAKAAEVLRRKPGFSVRAEMPHYRYPADAEHLREGLLKAGLPE from the coding sequence ATGGCCGATGAACGCGCCAAACGCCGCCTTGCCGCCATCGCCGTCGCTGACGTCGTGGGGTACTCGCGCCTCATGGAGGCCGACGAGGCGGGAACGCTGGCGGCGCTGAGGGAACAGCGGAAGAGCGTCTTGGAGCCGATAGTGCGCGACCATGAGGGCCGCATTGTCAAGGTCATGGGCGATGGCGCGCTGGTGGAGTTCGCCAGTGCGGTCAATGCAGTTAAGGCGGCGCTGGACCTGCAGGAGAAGATGGCCGAGGTCAACACGCTTTTGGGCGAGGATAGACGCATCCTTCTGCGCATCGGCATCAATCTTGGCGATATCATTGGCGAGGGATCCGATGTCTACGGCGACGGCGTCAACGTAGCCGCGCGGCTGGAGGCGTTGGCGGAGCCGGGCGGGATCTGCGTTTCGGCAAAGGTGCGCGATGAACTGCGTGGCAAGGGCGCTCATGTCTTCGACGAGATGGGAGAGGTCGAACTCAAGAACATTGCCAATCCGGTGCGCGTGTTCAGAATCGTGAACGGTGTGGCGCCGGCACCCGTCGGACCTGCGTTGTCGCTTCCCGACAAGCCGTCGATCGCGGTCCTGCCTTTCACCAACATGAGCGGCGATCCTGAACAGCAATATTTCTCAGACGGCATCACTGAGGATATCATCACCGAACTATCACGCTCCCGTGCGCTGTTCGTCATTGCCCGGAACTCGTCGTTTCAGTATCGCGACAAAGCGGTGGACGTGCGCCGGGTCGCGCGCGACCTCGGCGTGCGCTACGTCATCGAGGGCAGCGTCCGCAAAATGGGCGGCCGGATTCGCATCACGGCGCAGCTGATCGACGCCGTTCCAGGCAATCATCTGTGGAGCGAGCGTTTCGACCGCAGGATCGAGGACCTATTCGACGTTCAGGACGAGTTGACACACACCGTCGTCGCAACCGTGGTGGGCCGGCTGGAGGACGCCGAAATCAGGATGGCGTCAAACAGGCGGACCGACAGCCTACCGGCATATGACTGTCTGCTCCGCGGTATTCAGCAATTGCGTGGGTTCGGCATGGAAAACAACCGTCGTGCTCGCGAGTTGTTCGAGCAGGCCGTTTCTCTCGATCCGCAATACGCTATGGGCCACGCCTATCTGGCCCTGTCACTTCTGGTCGAGAATAACTACGGTGCCGCGTCGGATGCGATCAAACAACGGGCATTGGAGGTGGCCATGACTGCTGTCCGGCTGGACCCGCGCGAAAGCCGATGTCACACGTTCCTCGGGCAGATCCACCGATTCCGCGATGAGTACGATCTAGCGATAACGCACCTCGAAAATGGTGTGGCGCTCAACCCCAACGACGTGGTCGGCATAGTGCACTTGAGCGCGGTGTTTGGCGTGTCCGGTCGCGCCGAAGAGGGCATCGAGTTGGCTCGCCGAGCCATCAGACTTGATCCTTATGTTAAGTTTGCCTGGGGTACCCTCGCCTTCTGTCTATACGCCGTGAGGCGCTATGAAGAAGCCCTGGCGGCAAACCGGAAGCTCGGGCACGAGTTGTCGCCGTGGATGATGGCGCGCGAGTCAGCCTGCCTGGCGCAGCTTGGGCGTCTCGACGAAGCTCGCGCCAAAGCCGCAGAGGTGCTCCGCCGCAAGCCCGGTTTCAGCGTGCGGGCGGAGATGCCGCACTACCGATATCCTGCCGATGCCGAGCATCTGCGCGAAGGCTTGCTGAAGGCAGGTCTTCCCGAATGA
- a CDS encoding DUF2842 domain-containing protein yields MPICLKKLIGTILLVALVIVYALVASIVAVAQLAESGPWAHFLFFLLSGMLWVLPAMGIIKWLILEPPRPKN; encoded by the coding sequence ATGCCCATTTGTCTAAAAAAGCTGATCGGAACAATCCTGCTGGTGGCGCTGGTCATCGTCTATGCGCTGGTCGCATCGATTGTCGCGGTTGCCCAACTGGCAGAATCTGGACCGTGGGCGCATTTCCTGTTCTTCCTGCTCAGCGGCATGCTGTGGGTGCTGCCGGCCATGGGCATCATCAAATGGCTGATCCTGGAGCCGCCGCGACCGAAGAACTGA
- a CDS encoding DUF2332 domain-containing protein, producing MAEISTRYIRFADTEARSRSPLYEELARAVAGDRETLGFLSTLPDVKRQPNLLLAVVRHLFGTPTGWTEFRQGLLAHPELVRSLMLERSTQTNEPGRCATLLPVLARLPQPLALLEVGTSAGLCLMPDLYGYDYGRTVLRAPVMASEPPVFRCTASETTPLPTTPPHVVWRAGLDLNPIDASDASQVAWLETLVWPEQTERLANLRAALKIAATVKPRVVKGDLRGSDLVRLCSEAPKDATLVVFHTAVLDYVSDPADREAFAEQVMRLSPYWVSNEFRRVFPSIATRAGESRPPGRFLLSVNGSPAAWTDPHGASLEWIADEA from the coding sequence TTGGCAGAGATCTCAACCCGGTATATTCGCTTCGCCGATACGGAAGCTCGCAGTCGCTCACCGCTCTATGAGGAGTTGGCTCGTGCTGTCGCAGGGGACCGTGAGACACTCGGCTTCCTGTCGACCCTCCCGGACGTGAAGCGGCAACCGAATCTTCTGCTTGCCGTGGTGCGTCACCTGTTCGGCACACCGACAGGGTGGACCGAGTTTCGTCAGGGGCTTCTGGCGCACCCCGAGCTTGTCCGCTCGCTCATGCTCGAGCGCTCGACGCAAACCAACGAGCCGGGAAGGTGCGCCACACTGCTGCCCGTCCTGGCGCGCCTGCCGCAGCCATTGGCGCTCCTGGAGGTCGGGACTTCCGCAGGGCTCTGCCTTATGCCCGACCTCTATGGCTACGACTACGGGCGCACGGTGCTCCGCGCACCCGTCATGGCCTCGGAACCGCCTGTCTTCCGATGCACCGCCAGCGAGACAACGCCATTGCCGACGACCCCGCCGCATGTCGTCTGGCGAGCGGGATTGGACCTGAACCCGATCGATGCTTCGGACGCTTCGCAAGTCGCATGGCTTGAGACGCTGGTCTGGCCGGAGCAGACGGAGCGGCTTGCCAATCTGCGGGCCGCCCTAAAGATTGCTGCCACAGTCAAGCCTCGGGTGGTGAAGGGCGACCTGCGCGGGAGCGACCTCGTGCGGCTCTGCAGCGAAGCGCCAAAGGACGCTACCCTCGTTGTCTTTCACACAGCCGTCCTCGACTATGTCTCCGACCCGGCAGACCGAGAGGCTTTCGCAGAACAGGTGATGCGCCTCTCTCCGTATTGGGTATCGAACGAGTTCCGGCGCGTGTTCCCGTCCATCGCCACACGCGCCGGAGAAAGCCGGCCGCCGGGCCGCTTCCTCCTATCTGTGAACGGCTCCCCTGCCGCTTGGACCGACCCGCATGGCGCCTCGCTCGAATGGATCGCGGACGAGGCGTAG